One genomic segment of Hemiscyllium ocellatum isolate sHemOce1 chromosome 49, sHemOce1.pat.X.cur, whole genome shotgun sequence includes these proteins:
- the LOC132837209 gene encoding histone H4-like encodes MSGRGKGGKGLGKGGAKRHRKVLRDNIQGITKPAIRRLARRGGVKRISGLIYEEIRGVLKVFLENVIRDAVTYTEHAKRKTVTAMDVVYALKRQGRTLYGFGG; translated from the coding sequence ATGTCTGGAAGAGGTAAAGGAGGCAAAGGCCTGGGAAAAGGCGGAGCGAAGCGGCACCGCAAAGTGCTCCGTGATAACATCCAGGGTATCACGAAACCAGCCATCCGGCGCCTGGCTCGCCGTGGCGGGGTCAAGCGCATCTCGGGCTTGATCTACGAGGAGATCCGCGGGGTGCTGAAGGTTTTCCTGGAGAATGTGATCAGGGATGCAGTCACCTACACTGAGCACGCCAAGCGCAAGACGGTCACCGCCATGGATGTGGTGTACGCTCTGAAACGCCAGGGCCGCACTCTCTATGGATTCGGCGGGTGA